One window from the genome of Salmo salar chromosome ssa25, Ssal_v3.1, whole genome shotgun sequence encodes:
- the LOC106586508 gene encoding dehydrogenase/reductase SDR family member on chromosome X, translated as MASLGAHVIKAGQNELEGVSAVKRICEENREAKVEFEQLDLASLQSVRQFVQNIKRWGLPLHILVNNVAVMLVPEGRTEEGFEHHFRVNYLGHFLLALLLLDTLKHSGKRGSCSRVVALSSSAHGAGEIRLDSLLNRQCYSAHAAYCQSKLELLLFSSHLQQRLDRGGFPVSSCAADPGMVDT; from the exons ATGGCCAGCCTGGGGGCACACGTTATCAAAG ctGGACAGAATGAGCTGGAGGGTGTGTCTGCTGTGAAGAGGATTTGTGAGGAGAACAGAGAGGCCAAAG tGGAGTTTGAGCAGTTGGATCTGGCATCTTTGCAGTCAGTCAGGCAATTTGTCCAGAATATCAAGAGATGGGGCCTACCGCTGCACATCTTAGTCAACAATG TGGCAGTCATGTTGGTCCCTGAGGGTCGTACAGAGGAGGGCTTTGAGCATCACTTCAGGGTCAACTACCTAGGTCACTTCCTGTTGGCCTTGCTGCTGTTAGACACATTAAAGCATTCTGGGAAACGCGGTTCCTGCTCACGTGTTGTCGCCCTTTCCTCGTCAGCTCATGGTGCTGGAGAGATACGACTAGACAGCCTGctaaacag gCAGTGTTATTCGGCCCATGCGGCGTACTGCCAGAGTAAGCTGGAACTACTGTTATTTTCCTCCCACCTGCAACAGAGGCTGGATAGAGGAGGGTTTCCAGTGAGCTCATGTGCAGCGGACCCTGGGATGGTCGACACGTAA